In the Phaseolus vulgaris cultivar G19833 chromosome 7, P. vulgaris v2.0, whole genome shotgun sequence genome, one interval contains:
- the LOC137830306 gene encoding sulfite exporter TauE/SafE family protein 4 produces MSSRGFIVYLLSAFSCVVLSALFFTNHIYHGHKATLLASSVSGTRRVWPDLQPSWRLVLATVIGFLGSACGTVGGVGGGGIFVPMLNLLLGFDTKSAAALSKCMIMGASASSVWFNVRVHHPTKEVPILDYDLALLFQPMLMLGITVGVALSVVFPYWLITVLIIILFIGTSSRSFFKGIGMWREETIYKKEKTRQRATLINCHDEDRTVRIETKCEPLIPKEEKTTVEILCLNLRWKRIVVLVVVWAGFLLVQVIKNDVEACSLWYWVLFGLQFPIALLVFGYEAVKLYREHKRRMSTGNSECICGASIEWTVVNLAFCAICGIVGGVVGGLLGSGGGFVLGPLLLEIGVIPQVASATATFVMMFSSSLSVVEFYLLKRFPIPYALYLTSVSILAGFWGQFFVRRIVAFLGRASLIVFILSGVIFASALTMGVVGIENSIEMINNHEFMGFLGFCSSQ; encoded by the exons ATGTCTTCACGAGGCTTCATAGTTTATCTCCTATCTGCTTTTTCTTGTGTTGTTCTGTCTGCGCTTTTTTTCACCAACCATATCTATCATGGTCACAAAGCAACTTTGTTAGCCTCCAGTGTCTCTGGAACTCGTAGAGTTTGGCCT GATTTGCAGCCAAGTTGGAGACTTGTATTGGCGACGGTTATTGGGTTTCTTGGATCAGCATGTGGAACCGTTGGTGGGGTTGGAGGAGGAGGCATTTTCGTTCCTATGCTCAATCTGCTTCTTGGCTTTGATACTAAGTCTGCTGCTGCTCTTTCTAAAT GTATGATTATGGGGGCATCAGCATCATCTGTTTGGTTTAATGTGAGAGTGCACCATCCAACGAAAGAGGTGCCCATATTAGACTATGATCTGGCGCTTCTGTTTCAGCCTATGCTTATGCTTGGAATCACAGTTGGTGTTGCTCTCAGTGTTGTCTTCCCTTACTGGCTTATTACTGTTCTTATCATCATTCTATTTATAG GGACTTCttcaaggtctttcttcaaaggAATCGGGATGTGGAGGGAAGAGACTATTTACAAG AAAGAAAAGACCAGGCAACGAGCGACCTTGATTAATTGCCATGATGAAGATAGGACAG TTAGAATCGAAACAAAATGTGAGCCTTTGATTCCTAAAGAAGAGAAGACAACTGTG GAAATTTTATGTCTCAACCTTAGGTGGAAGAGGATTGTTGTACTGGTTGTGGTGTGGGCTGGTTTCCTACTAGTTCAAGTCATCAAG AATGATGTAGAGGCCTGCAGTTTATGGTATTGGGTGCTTTTTGGTTTGCAG TTTCCAATTGCACTTTTAGTGTTTGGATATGAAGCAGTGAAGTTGTACAGGGAGCACAAAAGGAGAATGAGCACAGGGAACTCGGAATGCATCTGTGGAGCTTCTATAGAATGGACTGTTGTGAACCTAGCATTTTGTGCAATATGTGGCATTGTAGGAGGAGTTGTGGGAGGCCTACTTGGTTCTGGAGGTGGATTTGTTTTGGGCCCTCTTCTTCTAGAGATTGGTGTCATCCCTCAG GTTGCTAGTGCAACAGCAACATTTGTGATGATGTTTTCCTCATCTTTGTCTGTGGTTGAATTCTATCTGCTCAAGAGGTTTCCCATTCCTTATG CATTATACCTCACCTCAGTTTCTATTTTGGCTGGCTTCTGGGGACAGTTCTTTGTGAGAAGAATTGTTGCATTTCTTGGGAGAGCATCACTCATTGTATTCATCCTCTCAGGTGTCATTTTTGCTAGCGCTCTCACAATGG gTGTTGTTGGCATTGAGAACAGCATTGAAATGATCAACAACCACGAGTTCATGGGATTCTTGGGCTTCTGTTCCAGCCAGTGA
- the LOC137830305 gene encoding uncharacterized protein, which translates to MGDKHHLDDSSDFTSEDEGTEDYRRGGYHAIRIGDTFNAGSYVVQSKLGWGHFSTVWLAWDIKHSRYVALKVQKSAQHYTEAAMDEITILQQTAEGDPDDKKCVVKLLDHFKHSGPNGQHVCMVFEYLGDNLLTLIKYSDYRGLPIAMVKEICFHILVGLDYLHKQLSIIHTDLKPENILLLSMIDPSKDPRKSGAQLILPNSKDKMVLESTGAKDTKMLNGDLVNHKKKIKRKAKQAAHGCFEKEASEGVEGNPETSGAVEWSPNTSSAREQASSSAGTSRLSDADAAKLKEQGNKRGSRSMRQKLLASVDLKCKLVDFGNACWTYKQFTNDIQTRQYRCPEVILGSKYSTSADLWSFACICFELATGDVLFDPHSGDNFDRDEDHLALMMELLGMMPRKIALGGRYSRDFFNRYGDLRHIRRLRFWPLNKVLMEKYDFSEKDANDLTDFLVPILDFVPEKRPTAGQCLLHPWINVGPRLLEPSVPSNHNPASETAVLDQKKREKDEREAMEAGMGNIVINSDSKSLMQSPSKKAFKATQQ; encoded by the exons ATGGGGGACAAACACCATCTAGACGACAGCAGCGATTTCACCTCCGAGGACGAAGGCACCGAGGATTACCGCCGCGGTGGCTACCACGCTATCCGAATCGGCGACACCTTCAACGCCGGTAGCTACGTCGTTCAGTCTAAGCTCGGTTGGGGCCATTTCTCCACTGTCTGGCTCGCTTGGGACATCAAACATTCT AGATATGTGGCTTTGAAGGTTCAGAAGAGTGCTCAGCACTACACCGAGGCGGCCATGGATGAGATAACGATTTTGCAACAGACTGCGGAGGGAGATCCTGACGATAAGAAATGTGTGGTGAAGCTTTTGGACCATTTCAAGCATTCTGGTCCCAATGGGCAGCATGTCTGCATGGTTTTTGAGTACCTTGGGGACAATCTTTTGACACTTATTAAGTACTCGGATTACCGCGGGTTGCCTATCGCCATGGTTAAGGAGATTTGCTTTCACATTCTGGTTGGATTGGATTACTTGCACAAACAGCTTTCCATCATACATACTGACTTGAAGCCTGAAAACATCCTGCTTTTGTCGATGATTGATCCATCTAAGGATCCTAGAAAGTCTGGGGCGCAGCTTATTCTTCCCAATAGTAAAGATAAGATGGTACTGGAGTCGACAGGTGCGAAAGATACGAAGATGTTGAATGGGGATTTGGTTAATCACAAGAAGAAGATTAAGAGAAAAGCTAAACAAGCAGCTCATGGTTGTTTTGAGAAGGAAGCTTCTGAAGGAGTTGAGGGTAATCCTGAAACTTCTGGGGCTGTGGAGTGGTCTCCTAACACGAGTTCTGCAAGAGAACAGGCTTCCAGTTCTGCTGGAACTAGTAGGTTATCGGATGCTGATGCAGCAAAGTTGAAAGAGCAGGGTAACAAAAGAGGAAGCCGATCAATGAGACAGAAGCTGCTGGCATCAGTTGATCTCAAGTGCAAGTTAGTGGACTTTGGTAATGCCTGCTGGACATATAAACAGTTTACTAATGATATCCAGACAAGACAGTATCGGTGCCCAGAGGTGATCCTTGGGTCAAAATATTCCACATCTGCAGATCTTTGGTCCTTTGCTTGCATTTGTTTTGAGCTTGCAACTGGAGATGTGTTATTTGATCCTCACAGTGGTGACAACTTTGATAGGGATGAG GACCACTTAGCATTAATGATGGAACTTCTTGGAATGATGCCACGTAAG ATAGCACTAGGGGGGCGTTATTCCCGTGATTTCTTTAATAGATATGGTGATTTAAGGCATATCCGGCGATTGCGATTCTGGCCCTTGAATAAAGTCCTCATGGAGAAGTATGATTTCAGTGAGAAAGATGCAAATGATTTGACGGACTTTTTGGTTCCTATCCTTGATTTTGTTCCTGAAAAGCGGCCTACAGCTGGTCAGTGCCTTCTGCATCCCTGGATCAATGTAGGTCCACGTCTTTTGGAGCCATCTGTGCCTTCTAATCACAACCCAGCTTCTGAAACTGCTGTTTTGGATcagaagaaaagggaaaaagatGAGAGGGAGGCCATGGAGGCAGGAATGGGAAATATTGTTATCAATTCAGATTCTAAATCACTGATGCAATCACCATCAAAGAAAGCCTTCAAAGCCACCCAGCAGTAG